The following coding sequences lie in one Polluticoccus soli genomic window:
- a CDS encoding O-methyltransferase — translation MTQLFLPVAINDYAEAYTTPETAALASLNRETNVKVELPVMLSGHLQGGLLQMFSHMIKPRRVLEIGTYTGYSAICLAQGLTDDGILHTIDINEELEEMCFRYFCKVGLEQKIVQHIGKAAQIIPELEGQFDLVFIDADKQNYSLYYDLVFDRVPVGGYILADNVLYDGEVINPANEQSKNARAIHAFNEKVKNDKRIEHVLLPVRDGIMIVRKTTD, via the coding sequence ATGACGCAATTGTTTTTGCCGGTTGCTATTAATGACTACGCCGAGGCTTATACCACCCCGGAAACAGCTGCTTTGGCCTCTTTGAATCGTGAAACAAATGTGAAAGTTGAACTGCCGGTAATGCTTTCAGGGCATTTGCAGGGCGGCCTGTTACAAATGTTTAGCCATATGATCAAGCCAAGGCGTGTATTGGAGATCGGAACATATACCGGTTATTCGGCTATATGCCTGGCGCAGGGGCTGACCGACGATGGTATTTTGCACACCATTGACATCAATGAGGAACTGGAAGAGATGTGTTTTCGTTATTTTTGCAAAGTAGGATTAGAGCAAAAAATAGTTCAGCATATAGGCAAAGCGGCGCAGATCATACCGGAGCTGGAAGGACAATTTGACCTGGTTTTTATTGATGCTGATAAGCAGAATTATAGCCTGTATTACGACCTGGTTTTTGATCGCGTACCTGTGGGAGGATATATTTTAGCGGATAACGTGTTGTATGATGGAGAGGTGATAAACCCCGCCAACGAGCAAAGTAAGAATGCGCGCGCCATTCATGCCTTTAACGAAAAGGTGAAGAACGATAAGAGGATTGAACATGTACTCTTGCCTGTGCGGGATGGAATAATGATCGTTAGAAAAACAACTGACTAA
- a CDS encoding glucosaminidase domain-containing protein: MLKIRIVSIASMLLLSTGIYAQGDYATRAKVYVEQFRDLAIAEQKRSGVPAAITLAQGIHETSAGSSELATNANNHFGIKCKKSWQGEKYTYTDDAPNECFRKYGSPIESYKDHSDYLASQPRYASLFKLSPTDYFSWAVGLKQAGYATNPRYAQVLIKLIEDFKLQEYTYAALDNRLQEKVVAEVVPTEDAVPQREAKPVHNKEDVWAKQSGNIKIAELAPEPTAVVVEQPESFPPYGQLVKVNGLRAVYAKKGDMPLEYAITHNIRYERILEINEIPDKPLQGDMYLYLERKRFKGLKPAHTVKAGETLAKIAQYEGIQQKYLRTFNHLLDGEEPAEGEALHLQDYAIAKPKLRGAVVAKAVVPQTPAKVEEVVERTPESPEVVAEVDNAIPTTHSKVERVAQPQPEPQYVATGNTPTGKPDVQYAAVKEAVVVEQPKEMGPVPTQEVAKPSEPVVAAEPAGAMPPAPGDAPDEDREEEPATVNPPINIANEKAVEEEIAQTKTKKQQQEEEPQDELAALKAKFDKVVYAPKSTPAAEPQTESKVEEPTSSSPVKEDAQPIANGARFYVVKKGDTAFGIAKRNNITVKELMDWNTLSFEGIKVGQKLRVKP; this comes from the coding sequence ATGCTGAAGATCCGGATCGTGAGCATCGCATCGATGCTGCTTCTAAGTACAGGGATATACGCACAAGGAGATTATGCCACACGTGCGAAAGTTTACGTAGAGCAATTTAGAGATCTTGCGATCGCTGAACAAAAGCGCAGCGGTGTACCAGCAGCCATCACACTGGCACAAGGTATTCACGAAACAAGCGCTGGTAGCAGCGAACTGGCTACGAACGCCAATAACCACTTCGGCATTAAATGTAAGAAGAGCTGGCAGGGCGAGAAATATACATACACTGACGATGCCCCCAATGAGTGTTTCAGAAAATATGGTTCTCCGATAGAATCATATAAAGATCACTCAGATTATCTCGCCAGTCAGCCACGCTACGCTTCGCTCTTTAAGCTCTCTCCTACAGATTATTTTTCATGGGCTGTTGGCTTAAAACAGGCAGGCTATGCAACCAATCCACGTTATGCCCAGGTGCTCATAAAGTTGATCGAAGACTTTAAACTGCAGGAATATACCTACGCAGCGCTTGATAACCGGCTGCAAGAAAAAGTTGTAGCTGAAGTAGTACCTACAGAAGATGCCGTGCCGCAGCGAGAAGCGAAACCCGTTCATAACAAAGAGGACGTATGGGCAAAACAATCTGGCAATATTAAGATAGCAGAATTAGCCCCGGAGCCTACAGCAGTAGTTGTGGAACAACCCGAGAGCTTTCCGCCGTACGGTCAGTTGGTGAAGGTGAATGGGCTGAGAGCTGTTTATGCTAAGAAGGGCGATATGCCGCTTGAATACGCGATCACTCACAACATACGTTATGAACGCATACTCGAAATAAATGAGATCCCTGACAAACCTCTGCAAGGCGACATGTATCTCTATCTGGAACGTAAGCGTTTCAAAGGTCTTAAGCCGGCGCACACCGTAAAGGCCGGAGAGACACTCGCAAAGATCGCGCAGTATGAAGGTATACAGCAAAAATACCTGCGTACGTTCAATCATTTGCTCGATGGCGAAGAACCTGCTGAGGGTGAAGCGTTGCATTTGCAGGATTATGCTATTGCTAAACCGAAGCTGAGAGGTGCTGTAGTAGCAAAGGCTGTTGTTCCCCAAACGCCAGCTAAAGTTGAGGAGGTGGTAGAACGGACGCCAGAATCGCCGGAAGTGGTTGCTGAAGTAGACAATGCAATTCCAACAACACATTCAAAAGTTGAGCGCGTTGCACAGCCTCAACCTGAACCGCAATATGTGGCTACCGGAAACACGCCAACAGGTAAACCTGATGTTCAGTATGCGGCAGTTAAGGAAGCCGTTGTTGTCGAGCAACCCAAAGAAATGGGTCCTGTTCCAACCCAGGAAGTTGCGAAGCCAAGTGAACCAGTTGTGGCTGCAGAACCTGCTGGAGCTATGCCTCCTGCACCGGGCGATGCACCTGACGAAGACAGAGAAGAAGAGCCTGCTACAGTTAATCCTCCAATAAATATTGCAAACGAAAAAGCCGTAGAGGAGGAGATCGCCCAAACAAAAACGAAAAAGCAGCAACAGGAAGAAGAGCCACAAGATGAGTTGGCAGCGCTCAAAGCGAAGTTTGACAAAGTAGTTTATGCACCTAAATCAACACCAGCAGCTGAACCACAAACTGAGTCTAAAGTTGAAGAGCCAACATCATCATCTCCAGTGAAGGAAGATGCTCAGCCTATAGCAAATGGGGCACGATTTTACGTAGTGAAGAAAGGCGATACCGCTTTTGGAATAGCCAAGCGAAATAATATTACCGTAAAAGAGCTGATGGATTGGAACACCCTGAGCTTCGAAGGCATCAAGGTTGGCCAGAAGCTGCGTGTAAAACCATAA
- the hpt gene encoding hypoxanthine phosphoribosyltransferase, producing the protein MQKIQVHDKWFEPYISKEKISARVADVATQISIELDGLNPLCIGILNGSFIFAADLFRSLSIDAEISFIKLASYKGTSSTGSIVTAIGLDENLYDRHIIIIEDIIDTGKTLSAFLPEIIQRHPASIRIAAFLTKPEALQHDIHADFVAFEIPDRFVVGYGLDYDGLGRNLPELYILSEE; encoded by the coding sequence ATGCAAAAGATACAGGTACACGATAAATGGTTTGAACCTTACATCTCGAAGGAAAAGATCTCTGCTCGTGTAGCCGATGTTGCAACGCAGATCAGTATTGAACTGGACGGGCTAAATCCCTTGTGTATTGGCATCCTCAATGGCTCTTTCATATTTGCTGCTGATCTGTTTCGTTCTCTTTCAATCGACGCGGAGATATCTTTTATTAAACTGGCGTCTTATAAAGGCACGTCGTCAACGGGTAGCATCGTTACTGCTATAGGCCTTGATGAGAATCTATACGATAGGCATATCATTATCATAGAAGACATCATCGACACTGGCAAAACACTGAGCGCGTTTCTTCCAGAGATCATTCAACGCCACCCTGCATCAATACGCATCGCTGCATTCCTGACTAAGCCAGAAGCATTGCAGCATGATATACACGCAGACTTTGTTGCTTTTGAAATACCTGATCGTTTTGTAGTGGGTTACGGCCTCGACTATGACGGCTTGGGAAGAAACCTGCCTGAACTCTACATTCTTTCCGAGGAATAG
- a CDS encoding 1,4-dihydroxy-6-naphthoate synthase encodes MKLTIGFSPCPNDTFIFDAMINGKIDTKGLEFEYVLEDVETLNRWAAEGKLDVTKLSYNAFLHTVDKYALLHSGSALGKGVGPLLITAPNANTAEIADMRIAIPGVNTTANLLLSLAYPKARNKEEIVFSEIEEAVLNGKYDAGLIIHESRFTYQQKGLLKLADLGDWWEQNMHAAIPLGGIVIKRNFSPEVCALVDDIIQRSLAYSWNCYPGLSEFVTNNAQEMDEDVMRKHIKLYVNEYTDDLGIDGRQAINTLFEKAVEAGIIDKMPESIFYSSERM; translated from the coding sequence ATGAAACTGACCATCGGCTTTAGTCCCTGCCCCAACGATACGTTCATATTCGATGCCATGATCAATGGAAAGATCGATACGAAAGGACTTGAGTTTGAGTATGTTCTGGAAGACGTGGAGACGCTAAACCGATGGGCTGCCGAAGGCAAGCTCGACGTTACCAAGCTCAGCTACAATGCGTTTTTACATACGGTTGACAAGTATGCGCTACTGCACAGCGGTAGTGCACTCGGTAAAGGTGTTGGACCTCTGCTAATAACGGCACCCAATGCCAATACTGCCGAGATCGCAGACATGCGGATTGCGATACCCGGTGTAAACACAACAGCTAATCTTTTGCTATCACTAGCCTACCCCAAAGCCAGGAATAAAGAAGAGATCGTCTTCAGCGAGATCGAAGAGGCTGTACTCAACGGTAAATATGACGCGGGGCTCATCATTCACGAAAGCAGGTTTACCTACCAACAGAAGGGTTTGTTAAAACTAGCCGACCTTGGTGATTGGTGGGAGCAGAATATGCATGCGGCTATACCATTGGGTGGCATCGTCATCAAACGAAATTTCTCTCCGGAAGTGTGTGCATTGGTTGATGATATCATACAACGCAGCCTAGCTTATTCTTGGAATTGTTATCCTGGGCTGAGTGAATTTGTAACGAACAATGCGCAGGAAATGGATGAAGACGTGATGCGCAAGCACATTAAGCTGTATGTAAACGAATACACGGATGATCTGGGAATTGATGGCAGGCAAGCGATCAATACGCTGTTTGAAAAAGCGGTAGAAGCCGGCATCATTGATAAAATGCCGGAGTCGATCTTCTATTCCTCGGAAAGAATGTAG
- a CDS encoding nucleotidyltransferase, with product MAMTEEQKAKAQAFYTEALGLLNESGVDYLLGGGFAMFHYTRIYRDTKDLDIFCKASDCPKVIKFFAERGYKTTLHDARWIAKVFKDEHYIDIIYDTVNNICTVDDSWFEHAETGEFANMPVKFISAEDLVWCKCYVQNRERYDGADINHILLKYGKHMDWKRLLNRVDRHWQLLLSHLVMFQFVYPSEYQDIIPRWLFEELLSRAKDQYELPSAQERVCRGPIVDNTQYCVDIKEWNYKSCTIMTI from the coding sequence ATGGCAATGACAGAAGAACAAAAGGCGAAAGCCCAGGCTTTCTATACGGAAGCGCTTGGGTTGCTCAACGAAAGCGGCGTGGATTACTTATTAGGTGGTGGATTTGCAATGTTTCATTACACTAGGATATACCGGGATACTAAGGACCTGGATATATTTTGTAAAGCGAGCGACTGTCCCAAGGTCATTAAGTTTTTTGCCGAGCGCGGATACAAGACGACCTTGCATGATGCCCGATGGATAGCGAAGGTCTTTAAGGATGAGCATTATATCGACATCATCTACGATACGGTGAACAACATCTGTACTGTTGACGACTCCTGGTTTGAGCACGCGGAAACAGGCGAGTTTGCTAATATGCCCGTTAAGTTCATTTCCGCCGAAGACTTGGTATGGTGCAAATGCTATGTACAAAACCGTGAGCGTTATGATGGTGCTGATATCAATCACATACTGCTGAAGTATGGTAAGCATATGGATTGGAAACGCTTGCTGAACAGGGTAGACCGGCACTGGCAACTCTTACTATCGCACCTGGTGATGTTCCAGTTCGTTTATCCGTCAGAGTACCAGGATATAATACCAAGATGGTTGTTTGAAGAACTGCTGAGCCGAGCGAAGGACCAATATGAACTGCCATCAGCGCAAGAGCGTGTATGCCGTGGCCCGATTGTTGACAACACACAGTATTGTGTTGATATTAAAGAGTGGAATTACAAATCGTGTACTATAATGACGATCTAA
- a CDS encoding metallophosphoesterase family protein → MSDENRKVRIAAVGDIHVRESDKGKWAPLFREVSRVADVLLICGDLTDTGDEGEAQVLAEELGSCTIPVVGVLGNHDHEKGRHKLIRHIVQNAKMHVLDGESVVIEGIGFAGVKGFGGGFDNYMLSMFGEGAMKAFVQEAVDEALHLERALARLDQEYGVEKKIAVMHYSPVKETVVGEPEAIYPFLGSSRLAEPLIRRKVIAAFHGHAHVGTIEAELPGGTKVYNVAKPILDKLGYEHPFFLFEV, encoded by the coding sequence ATGTCAGACGAGAACCGTAAAGTCAGAATTGCAGCTGTTGGTGATATCCATGTCCGCGAAAGTGATAAAGGAAAATGGGCGCCACTTTTTCGTGAGGTGTCCAGGGTAGCCGATGTATTACTCATATGCGGCGACCTTACCGATACCGGGGATGAGGGCGAAGCCCAGGTGCTTGCAGAAGAACTGGGCTCATGCACCATACCGGTAGTAGGTGTGTTGGGAAATCATGACCACGAAAAAGGCCGCCACAAGCTGATACGGCATATAGTGCAGAACGCTAAGATGCATGTGCTGGATGGCGAAAGCGTTGTAATTGAAGGTATTGGTTTTGCGGGTGTTAAAGGCTTCGGTGGCGGTTTCGACAACTACATGCTGTCTATGTTTGGCGAAGGGGCCATGAAAGCTTTCGTGCAAGAAGCTGTGGATGAAGCACTTCACCTGGAGCGGGCGCTGGCACGTTTAGACCAGGAGTATGGCGTTGAGAAGAAGATAGCAGTAATGCACTACTCACCTGTAAAAGAAACAGTTGTAGGCGAGCCTGAGGCTATTTATCCTTTTCTTGGGTCTTCACGTTTGGCTGAGCCTTTGATACGCCGCAAGGTAATTGCCGCATTTCATGGGCACGCTCATGTCGGCACTATTGAAGCTGAATTGCCGGGTGGTACCAAGGTTTATAATGTTGCCAAGCCGATCCTGGACAAGCTCGGTTACGAGCATCCCTTCTTTCTCTTCGAGGTCTGA
- a CDS encoding chloride channel protein → MSKPLVTHDNRGGIPVSPSLTTEFADEELLAEDQPVSKRVFFLSLQAIINAVVIGLVAKVLVMLISLFTNLAFYQKFSFEEVSPAGHSLGMLVVVVPIIGGLIVGIMARYGSAAIRGHGIPEAMEQVLVNESRIKPAITFLKPLSAAISIGTGGPFGAEGPIIATGGAFGSLTGQIRRVTANERKVLLAAGATAGMSAIFGTPVAAVLLAIELLLFEFSPRSIIPVALACVTGSAMHYAIFGTEPVFPMLAIPEPDGIAMVTYVVLGALVGVAASFVSKAVYAVEDLFEHLPIHWMWWPAIGAIAVGVVGYFAPLTLGVGYSNITYMLSGNVPVTIMLSLCLLKFTSWVISLGSGTSGGTLAPLLTIGGALGGLLGVATLAAMPGSNINIATCVLIGMAAMFAGASRALLTSVVFALETTMQPHGLLPLLGACTASYFVSFFLMKGSIMTEKIERRGVFAPNSYEPDILQKVNVKQVYSEDVNVLLNTNTLKQVREWIKERATEGEPAMAFIVVDENGRLTGIAQRADIFNKNLPDDMVVQELAQKAAPHVYPENRLSLAVDMMDKYTCDILPVVKHGAAKQVLGVLTHKEIFMAYRLRRDENELYKRAISIKRSGIKIILRGKQLLNRD, encoded by the coding sequence ATGTCTAAACCATTGGTTACTCACGATAACCGGGGCGGTATCCCGGTTTCTCCTTCGCTTACAACAGAATTTGCAGATGAAGAACTTTTGGCTGAAGACCAGCCGGTCAGCAAGCGCGTATTTTTTCTTAGCCTGCAGGCGATCATCAACGCGGTCGTTATTGGATTGGTCGCGAAGGTGTTGGTAATGTTGATATCGTTGTTTACCAACCTCGCATTTTATCAGAAATTTTCATTTGAAGAAGTATCGCCCGCCGGACACTCTCTCGGCATGCTGGTTGTTGTTGTGCCAATAATAGGTGGACTTATAGTGGGCATAATGGCGCGCTATGGGTCTGCTGCCATACGAGGCCATGGTATCCCCGAAGCTATGGAGCAGGTGCTGGTCAATGAAAGCCGCATCAAACCTGCTATTACTTTTCTTAAGCCGTTGTCTGCTGCTATTTCCATCGGTACAGGTGGGCCATTTGGAGCCGAGGGCCCGATCATTGCAACGGGCGGCGCTTTTGGTTCTCTTACCGGGCAAATAAGGCGCGTTACTGCCAACGAGCGCAAGGTATTGCTTGCAGCAGGCGCTACAGCAGGTATGTCGGCGATATTTGGCACCCCTGTCGCTGCAGTGTTGCTTGCTATAGAATTATTGTTGTTCGAATTTTCTCCGCGTTCTATCATACCGGTTGCACTGGCCTGTGTTACAGGATCAGCCATGCACTATGCCATATTTGGTACAGAGCCGGTATTTCCTATGCTGGCCATTCCGGAACCCGATGGTATAGCAATGGTTACCTACGTGGTTTTGGGTGCATTGGTTGGTGTGGCTGCATCGTTTGTGTCAAAAGCAGTTTATGCGGTGGAAGACCTGTTTGAGCACCTGCCGATACATTGGATGTGGTGGCCTGCTATAGGAGCCATTGCTGTCGGAGTCGTAGGGTATTTTGCACCCCTTACGCTAGGCGTTGGTTATAGCAACATCACCTATATGCTTTCAGGCAATGTTCCGGTGACCATTATGTTGTCACTATGCCTGTTGAAATTCACCTCCTGGGTTATATCATTGGGTAGTGGTACATCGGGAGGTACGCTTGCGCCCTTACTTACCATCGGTGGTGCTTTGGGTGGACTACTCGGCGTAGCAACACTTGCGGCAATGCCAGGCAGCAACATCAATATCGCTACCTGTGTTTTGATAGGCATGGCTGCGATGTTCGCGGGAGCGTCGCGTGCATTGCTTACTTCTGTTGTGTTTGCTCTTGAGACCACCATGCAGCCGCATGGACTATTGCCGTTACTGGGCGCTTGTACAGCTTCTTACTTCGTCTCGTTCTTCTTAATGAAAGGCAGCATCATGACCGAGAAAATAGAACGCCGCGGAGTATTCGCACCTAACTCGTATGAGCCGGATATACTGCAGAAAGTGAACGTGAAGCAAGTATATAGCGAGGATGTTAATGTTCTACTGAACACAAATACGTTGAAGCAAGTACGCGAATGGATAAAAGAAAGAGCAACCGAAGGCGAACCCGCTATGGCTTTTATAGTTGTAGATGAAAATGGAAGGTTGACAGGCATCGCACAACGCGCAGATATCTTCAATAAAAACCTACCCGATGATATGGTTGTGCAGGAACTCGCGCAGAAGGCTGCTCCGCATGTTTATCCTGAAAACAGGTTGAGCCTTGCAGTGGATATGATGGATAAATACACCTGCGATATTTTGCCGGTAGTAAAACATGGAGCAGCAAAACAGGTACTAGGTGTGCTGACGCACAAAGAGATATTTATGGCCTACAGGCTGCGCCGCGATGAGAATGAATTATACAAGCGCGCGATCTCAATAAAGCGCAGTGGTATAAAGATCATCCTGAGAGGGAAGCAGTTGCTTAATAGGGATTAG
- a CDS encoding DEAD/DEAH box helicase codes for MTFQDLNLVAPILEALQQEGYTTPTPIQQEAIPIALAGKDLLGCAQTGTGKTAAFSIPILQLLNEAPQQGHRKIRTLILTPTRELAIQIGESIAAYGRKLPLKHVVIFGGVPQGPQTKALKDGIDILVATPGRLLDLMDQKFINLNDIEIFVLDEADRMLDMGFIHDVKRVVARLPKERQTLFFSATMPPEIQKLADTILVNPEKVEVTPVSSTAEKIKQYMLFVEKSNKKKLLVSILRNDAIKSVLVFTRTKHGADRVARDLHKSGVPAEAIHGDKSQGARQRALGNFKSGATRVLVATDIAARGIDVEALSHVINYELPNVPETYVHRIGRTGRAGASGTAISFCDTSEEFDDLKAIQKLIGLTIPVIKDHPYPMPEPGMVNIRLPKGKDVVKRTDANIVSQQRPQRHFNKHRSGKKPS; via the coding sequence ATGACATTTCAAGATTTAAACCTTGTTGCGCCCATATTGGAAGCATTGCAACAAGAAGGATATACCACACCAACCCCTATTCAACAGGAAGCAATTCCCATAGCACTGGCAGGTAAAGACCTGTTGGGTTGCGCCCAGACCGGCACCGGTAAAACAGCGGCTTTCTCGATTCCCATATTACAATTGCTGAACGAAGCCCCACAACAAGGCCACCGAAAGATCAGAACATTGATACTGACGCCGACACGTGAGCTGGCTATACAAATAGGTGAAAGCATTGCAGCCTATGGCCGCAAACTACCGCTGAAACATGTTGTGATATTTGGAGGTGTACCACAAGGACCACAAACCAAAGCGCTGAAAGACGGCATTGATATACTGGTAGCTACCCCGGGCCGCCTGCTCGACCTAATGGACCAGAAATTCATCAACCTTAATGACATTGAAATATTCGTGTTGGATGAAGCCGACAGGATGCTCGATATGGGTTTTATTCATGATGTGAAAAGAGTTGTAGCGCGCCTGCCAAAAGAAAGGCAGACATTGTTCTTCTCGGCCACCATGCCCCCAGAGATACAAAAGCTGGCTGATACGATCCTGGTCAATCCGGAAAAAGTAGAAGTGACTCCCGTTTCGTCTACGGCGGAGAAGATCAAACAGTACATGTTGTTCGTAGAAAAATCGAACAAGAAAAAACTGCTGGTTTCCATCCTTCGCAATGATGCCATAAAAAGCGTTCTTGTATTTACCCGTACAAAACACGGTGCCGATCGCGTAGCACGCGACCTGCACAAATCAGGTGTGCCTGCCGAAGCCATACACGGCGATAAATCGCAGGGTGCACGCCAGCGTGCGCTGGGCAATTTCAAATCAGGCGCTACCCGCGTATTGGTTGCCACCGATATTGCTGCGCGTGGTATTGATGTCGAGGCGCTATCGCATGTTATCAACTATGAGCTGCCTAATGTGCCCGAAACATATGTACACCGTATAGGCCGAACAGGAAGGGCCGGCGCAAGCGGTACAGCAATCTCGTTTTGCGATACATCGGAAGAATTTGATGACCTGAAAGCGATCCAAAAGCTTATAGGCCTCACGATCCCGGTGATCAAAGATCATCCCTACCCAATGCCTGAACCAGGCATGGTGAACATCCGACTGCCTAAGGGCAAAGATGTGGTGAAGAGGACAGATGCAAACATTGTTTCACAACAACGACCACAAAGGCATTTTAATAAACACAGATCGGGCAAGAAACCCTCATAA
- a CDS encoding DEAD/DEAH box helicase: MQQKKFSFDKILANLKIDALNEMQEASLVAHEKHNDIVLLSATGSGKTLAFLLPALESLDPAARKTQALIVVPSRELAQQIEQVFRSMGTGLKITSCYGGHKRETEENNLVEAPVVIVGTPGRLGDHIRRKNITVDAIETLILDEFDKSLDMGFTEEMEFIISSLPNINRRILTSATEAVEVPEFVGLEEHAILNFLHLKNEESAGLDIKTIQSADKDKVETLFELLCSIGNRSSIIFCNHRESVERTSRMLTEKGILNEFYHGAMEQRERDSALSKFRNGSVNFLVTTDIAARGLDIPNIRYIIHYHLPHTAEIFTHRNGRTARMDASGTAILILSQEEKVPEYITEEVEEIQLKENSPIPAKPDWVTLFIAAGKKDKVNKIDIVGFLSNKGQLKKEDIGLIDVKDFFSFVAIRRSKATNTLHLIKPEKIKGKKVRIEVAR; the protein is encoded by the coding sequence ATGCAGCAGAAAAAATTCTCATTCGACAAAATACTGGCCAACCTGAAGATCGATGCCCTCAACGAAATGCAGGAAGCATCTCTCGTAGCCCACGAAAAGCACAACGACATTGTGTTGTTATCAGCTACGGGATCTGGCAAGACGCTGGCTTTTCTGCTGCCGGCGCTGGAATCGCTTGACCCCGCAGCCCGTAAAACGCAGGCGCTGATCGTGGTGCCTTCGCGCGAGCTGGCGCAACAAATAGAGCAGGTTTTCCGATCTATGGGCACTGGCCTGAAGATAACAAGCTGCTATGGTGGGCATAAACGCGAGACCGAAGAGAATAACCTAGTAGAGGCGCCTGTTGTCATCGTGGGCACGCCCGGCCGCCTGGGTGATCACATACGCCGTAAGAATATAACTGTCGATGCTATAGAAACGCTGATACTTGATGAATTCGACAAATCGTTGGACATGGGTTTCACAGAAGAGATGGAATTCATCATCAGCTCGCTGCCCAATATCAACCGACGTATACTCACTTCGGCCACCGAAGCTGTGGAGGTACCCGAATTTGTAGGACTGGAAGAACATGCTATTCTCAACTTCCTGCACCTGAAAAATGAAGAATCCGCAGGACTGGATATCAAAACCATTCAATCGGCCGATAAGGACAAGGTCGAAACCCTGTTCGAGCTGTTGTGTTCGATCGGCAACAGGTCGAGCATTATTTTCTGCAACCACCGCGAGTCGGTAGAGCGTACCAGTAGGATGCTGACCGAAAAAGGCATTCTCAACGAGTTTTACCACGGCGCGATGGAACAGCGTGAACGCGACAGCGCTCTTAGCAAATTCCGCAATGGCAGCGTCAATTTCCTGGTGACCACGGACATTGCAGCACGCGGCCTGGATATACCCAACATTCGTTACATCATCCACTACCACCTGCCGCACACCGCGGAAATATTCACCCACCGCAATGGCCGTACGGCACGTATGGATGCCAGCGGTACAGCCATACTTATTCTGTCGCAGGAGGAAAAAGTGCCAGAATACATCACCGAAGAAGTTGAGGAAATACAACTAAAAGAAAACAGCCCCATTCCTGCCAAGCCAGATTGGGTAACACTCTTTATTGCAGCTGGCAAAAAGGACAAGGTGAATAAGATCGACATCGTAGGCTTCCTGTCCAATAAAGGACAGTTGAAAAAAGAAGACATCGGGCTGATAGATGTCAAAGACTTTTTCTCATTTGTAGCTATTCGACGCTCCAAGGCCACCAATACCCTGCACCTTATCAAACCCGAAAAGATCAAAGGTAAGAAGGTGAGGATCGAGGTAGCGAGGTAA
- a CDS encoding HipA family kinase, with the protein MATRQPELRTVNVTRYVTPLREGGSLPAIAEADDDFLYVLKFRGAGQGPRALIAELIGGELARALGLKMPELVFANLDAAFGRTEPDEEIQDLLKASVGLNLAAHYLQGAITYDPAVTTIDTELASKIVWLDCLLMNVDRTCRNTNMLMWHRELWVIDHGASLYFHHSWSDWQAKAKLPFIYVKDHVLLPQAANMEDADKICHSLVSAELIRGIVALIPDEWLTESPFSSPEEHKAAYAEFLETRLAHSDIFVKEAQHARAALI; encoded by the coding sequence ATGGCAACCAGGCAACCAGAACTCAGAACTGTCAACGTTACCCGTTATGTAACGCCGCTGCGCGAAGGTGGGTCGCTGCCTGCTATTGCCGAAGCTGACGATGACTTCCTGTATGTGCTTAAATTTCGTGGAGCGGGACAGGGACCCCGGGCGCTGATAGCGGAACTGATAGGTGGCGAGCTGGCACGGGCGCTTGGCCTAAAAATGCCGGAACTGGTATTTGCCAATCTCGATGCCGCTTTTGGGCGTACAGAGCCAGATGAGGAGATTCAAGACCTTCTGAAGGCAAGCGTAGGACTTAACCTTGCCGCGCATTACTTGCAAGGGGCTATTACCTACGATCCGGCAGTAACGACAATCGACACTGAATTAGCATCGAAAATTGTATGGCTGGATTGCCTGCTGATGAACGTAGACCGCACCTGCCGCAACACCAATATGTTGATGTGGCACCGCGAGCTGTGGGTGATTGACCATGGTGCATCGCTGTACTTTCACCATTCATGGTCTGACTGGCAGGCCAAGGCCAAACTGCCGTTTATTTATGTGAAAGACCATGTACTGTTACCTCAGGCTGCTAACATGGAGGATGCTGATAAGATATGTCACTCGTTAGTGAGCGCTGAGTTGATACGCGGCATTGTTGCGTTAATTCCCGATGAGTGGCTTACAGAATCGCCCTTCTCATCGCCGGAAGAACATAAAGCAGCCTACGCAGAATTTTTAGAGACCAGACTGGCTCATTCGGATATTTTTGTAAAAGAAGCACAACATGCAAGAGCAGCACTTATTTGA